The Sebastes umbrosus isolate fSebUmb1 chromosome 4, fSebUmb1.pri, whole genome shotgun sequence genomic sequence AAAGAAATCTGCATGATCACTAACCTGTGAGTGTTAACCATGTGCTCTATGTCAAGTAAAGTCAAGttcaatttatttctatagcacatttaaaacaacatgagcacaccaaagtgctttacagacatagtgcagaataaaaacaggtccaCAGAGGagacaacaaaatcacacacagacagagacaaagataaaaatccatgagtaaagactgttataatgagcattataaaaggccaaCTAGTAAACCcaattcaagtacattcaaaagccaaagagaAGAGGTGGGTCTTGAGCTTTGAAAGACTCCGTAGAGGGAGCAGCTGAAACTCACATTTTAAAGTGAAGTAAGTATTTTTCCAAATGTGTCGTCAAAAAGTTGCTATCAGTATCCAGAGAAACATTCTCTTGAATGAGAAGTATTGCATTGAATCTGAGTAAACAACCTGAGCTTAATTAAGTAGTTAACtagtttaaaagaaaatagtCTCGCTGGTTAAGTAAAATAAACGTTTAGTTGActcaaacaataataaatactgaGTTAGTACCGCCTCACAATGGTCGCTATGGCTATAGGCCATTAACGTTAGCACGGTCACTACAGTTAGCCCAAGGCCTATGGACGGAGGCTAGGTCAAAGGCGGATATGCGTCTAGTAGTACGAGGTATTACGCATGCGTAGTGTAGACCAtattctactgcgcatgcgcaaTACCGCcaaaagatatgacgcgtgttCCATCCTCCTCCAATAGGCCTTGAGTTAGCCTAGCTACAGTTAACCAGCTAGCCTAGCACGCACACAACATTGTTATGTAGCTCAGTGGTTACAACAAAGTTAACAATTGTGGAGGTAAAAACAAGGTAATGCAGCAAAGCAACAAAGCTGCtgatttaataatgtttttaaaatgagtaaatagTGTTTTATGTACCTGGCTGAGGTTGTCCTTAGCATCAGCTAGCACCCCGTAGCTCCGGTACAGATCCTCGATAGTGACCGCCATCAGCGTGCCgctcacacagaaacacacacgaTAAAAACCCTCTCTGCTCGCTTCTGCTCTGTTCTACAGGACCGTAGCTCAAACAACCGCCGTGTTGTCTGGGTATATGTGGTTCGGAAAGGGAACGGGGAGATGAAATTGAATGAAACACCCCCAACGACGGTCTGCTGTCTTCCCGCAGTCTCTGGTGTGGAGGCTAACGATGCTACGGAACAATGAGTGCATTGCTGTAGCCAATCACTGGGAGGCTGACAACACACGTGACCGCTGGTGTGCGCAGAACTGGTGCGCAGTAAAAAAGAACTTCTGTCAGTATAAGGCTGACATGTAAACAGATGCAGCCTTATACTGACAGAACtccctttattttattatatgtattGTATTTAAACTAGAAGTAttctacttttttattttactctcatatgcttatatattatataatgtataatataatatataatctaaTTATAAACATTTGTCATCTAATCAACTttacatagtaaaaaaaaattatatatatatatataatatataatatatttatataatatatttatttataatatatatataatctatctatatatatattatattatatatattatatataatatgtatatatatatatatatacacatattatatatatactgtatatccattttttttactatgtaaAGTTAATTAGATAAGAAATGTTTATCATTTcctaaaatgtacaatatactgtaattgTTTGTATAAGaaacttaaataaaatgttaaccccccccccaaaaaaaaccacAACATCTAAATAGATGCAAGTCACACACCCCATGTTATAATGCTAGGGTGACCCTGTTGATCCTTGTTGTATGTACTACTTTATTTTTGTTAGATAAGCGTCTTTCCACCTGCACGATACATACAGGTTTTGATTTTGTATTTAAGAGTTTTGGTCTCTAAAGTCACAGCTTTGctcaaaaatcaataaaatcttacaacttttttagatttgtcacatacaggtacatacatgaaatttgacattTGCATTTAACCAATCCTaaggagcagtgagctgctctaaagcgcccggggagcaacttggtgttcagtgtctcgctcaaggacacttgtcGACGTCTAGACAGTAGGAATCGCTTGAACCCCCGTTTTTGCAGTTGAAAGATGTCCACTCTACCCAGCGAGCAATAACCAcctaaaaatacaaaacagtcCATCATCATGAAACCTTTAAAGCATCAGCATGTTCGTTCTACCTCAATTGGGTCTCGAACTCACAACCTCGGACACCAAGGGCAAGTCACTCTCTTGGTGAGCTTACTGCTCAATAGTGTCCACTGATGTTTTTCAAGATATAACACTGAAGACTATATGTCCATCTTGTGGCAGATTCAGGTTCATACACAGTAATGTGTCCAGAGTCAAATCTGACTAGGAGTACTGTATTTCACCTCTgatcataaatgataaaaaacagaaagacagtGCAAACACTTTTATTGAACTAATTAATCGCAACAAACAATTCTGTACAAGCAATTTCCTCTTCCAATAAAATGTTTCGGGCATAAAATTAATGTTGAAACACAAGGAAGTTCCAGATCCAAGAAATGTGATTTCACAGGAACCTGATTCCGGCTCCAAACTGGAACCCGTCACATATCCTGCAAGGAACAGAGAAAATCTTCTTGAACGAGTGTATGTAATGTTAACATAGGTATCTACATGATTGTACAGAAAAGGCTCAATGTTGCTCAATATTTACTGCTTTTGGTTTAATAAAACCTTAAGTGTATATTTCACACATGTAAACAGATGTGTGAGTTACATTGCTTGAGTTGAAGAGACCCACCTGTACAGGCAGTTTCAATGTGATTGTTTGGTGTATTCTGGTCGTCTCTAACTTAATCATTCATCTTACCTAAAACTAGCTAACCTAAGCAGCCTACCTGTCTCCACTCTGGACTCCCATGGGAATGCAGTAATTCAGCTCCAGTCTGGCAATATTCCCCAAACGCAGCACAATGCCCAGTCCGTATGACCAACGGATGCATTCTGCCAGTTTCTTCAAATGTGCTCGTGGCCCCTCACCtgagtaaaaacaaacatataaccTCAATCAGACAGAAAACAAGGGTGTCTGCAAAGTCCTGCATCAACAGTTTGAGCTCTACTTCGTCCAATCACAGCATTCCTCTGTCCAAACATTTATTACAGAGATGCTCGTTCTTTTTCCAACTACTCACCATAGTTGAGGTTACAAAGGTTTCCGGCATTGAGGAAGAAATGTGTTCTGAAGAGGTCACCGAAGCCCCCCTTGCCTGGTCTGAAGGGTAGAGGGGTGTAGAGATGGAGGCCTCCAGCCCAGTAGCCCTCTCCTCCCAGGTAATCGCCTGCCATACCAATAATTCCAGCACACAACCTTTCAATTAACCATCAAACTTCAGTCTGGTTACCCAGCAACTCAGCCAAGTTAATGTCTCACCTTCACTCTGTGGGcccatactgtacatactgaaGCCCCTGATACTGGTGGGGCCACCTAGATAGAACCTAGaaagacacataaaacatacaatatGTTATATGAGCTTTCTGTGAATACAGAAAGAACCCTACAGTTAGTTTCTAAATTGAATTTAGTTCGTACAATTGCAGCAATTTGCGTCAAACATTGTACATCTCTGAGTCAAATTTGAactattttgaaatattttagaTTCAGTGTGACCTACACTTTCCGAGGATGTGCTGTATATAATATCTGCAATGTCCATCACAAATAAACATGGATTTATGCATGGATATTTGCGATGGACATTGCATAAACCACTTAGAAATCATAGAACAAAAAGACACTTCTTATAactccagaacttgcctgaAAACCTTcacgtttttaagttttcttcagtatcaaagtaatccagtgatagttgtctagACATGCATGGCTACATTGCAAACAGCAACTGCTAATAGttaattcggcatacttttaatggtcaaaatttaaacaaaatataagcacaaaaaaaagggcTCAAGTTTTCCAGACTTCAAAAACCCCTGGTCTTGTGGATAACAGTAATAGGGTGGTAAATTGTATTTCTTTACCTGTCTGCTATGCTTGTTGGCTTGTCACCGATGGGTAGGAGCAAACCGCCCCACAATGAGGCAGAAAGAACCTGGAAGAgaagatgttgttttttaacatagAAATGTATGCCTGGCTAAAGAAGGACTACACCAAGGTTTTTGGAAATTAGTCTGTTGgtcatttagttcatttttctGCTGACACCATCCTCACAAAAGCCTGAGTATATTACTTAAATTCTTTACTAGGACCTTGTACTTTGGCCCAGTAAAACTACTTAAAGTTAAACTGCATTAAGTGCCTTTAGATGAGATAATTTGCTAAATGgctgaaatgtaaaatgcaGAATCTCACCGAGTCCCAGAGGAGTGTTTTGTTGAGCTGAATCTCAAAGTCCTCCTTCAGGAAACTGCTGTCTCCCCCGGTGTAACCAGCAAGTTCCTAAACAACCACAACACAAAATGTCAACCTGGTGCACACGATCAGTCATATTGTTTTCATATAGCATTTGACTGGCTTAGTGTTAAACGACAAACCTGATGGATCTTCAACAGGCCACCTCTCTTGGGGATGATGGAGGAGTTTCGGGTGTCGATGATCATAGaatgctgaaaaacaaaatggcaCCGTTCACACAACTACTGCTAAATACTGATTTATTACTACACTGTCTCTTTTCACTATTCAACATAATTCATATCCACCGTTCACTTTCCCCCACACAATGTTATTGGGATGTATTGtgcaaaaacatctgaaaacCCTGATGTAAGCACTGAATACCAGCTTTGCTATTAATTCTCTGAGAGCAGACTTCATGAAACCACACAGCTATTTCAAAGACCATAGTCAAATTTCCAATGTAAAATAGGAGACAAATACCGAAAGCGAGGACTTGAGGGAATGGCCGCTTTCCTTTCGGACAGCAAACGAGGCAGTGCGAGCCAGACAGCCCAGCTCTCTCCACACTCCCTCCCACTTCAGGGTTTGGTTGGTCTTCCACACTGGGAACTGTGGGGGATAAATTGGTAATAAGACAacagtttattattttgtttgcaCAGATCTCATGCAGTAAATGAGCATACAGCATGCATTGTTTGTAACATAGCAACTTTTGTCTCCTTAAAGGTTCAGTGTGCAGGATtaggtggcatctagtggtgtgattACAGAgcgcaaccaactgagtaccctcgactcactcctccctttccaagaatGCTGATtataagataacgaaaacataACGATTCTCAgttttcatgtgattatacactaaagaaaacacagatctaaatattatattaatttctgctaatactgtatatcccccaaaatgctacactaTACCTTTAAAACATAGGGAAAATAATGGCTCTGTCAAAGCCTTCTTTCATCATCCTTCCATAAATTAATGTTAATGTCAGTGCAATACAattattttactttgtaaaGTAACAAAACTCCAGCCAAAACTTGACTTTATGGTCCCTAACAGAACATTTTGATGCCTTCTATTATGACTCCTTTCAgcttattttgttaaaatacaacctaaatgtGTTAATTCACTTCATCCATGTGCAAAGACTTAACAGCAACATTTTTAACTgcacaaaatgaacaaaacaataagcatatacagtaaatgaaacAAGTATTTACGCTCAGTTCTCCAGAGATGCCTCGATCCGTCTCCCTCAGTGAACTCCATGGAAACTG encodes the following:
- the samm50 gene encoding sorting and assembly machinery component 50 homolog A isoform X1, coding for MGTVHARSLDPLPMRGPELGVQPDDIEAPDIEHEQKQEVLENKDVVVQRVHIDGLGRTKEDLLTYEIAGVFRAKNLIDVMRKSHEARQKLLRLGIFRKVEVVIDTSRGEDALPNGLDVTFEVTELRRMTGSYNTMVGNNEGSMVLGVKLPNALGRAEKMTFQFSYGTKETSYGLSFFKPQPGNFERNISLNMYKVTGQFPWSSLRETDRGISGELSFPVWKTNQTLKWEGVWRELGCLARTASFAVRKESGHSLKSSLSHSMIIDTRNSSIIPKRGGLLKIHQELAGYTGGDSSFLKEDFEIQLNKTLLWDSVLSASLWGGLLLPIGDKPTSIADRFYLGGPTSIRGFSMYSMGPQSEGMAGDYLGGEGYWAGGLHLYTPLPFRPGKGGFGDLFRTHFFLNAGNLCNLNYGEGPRAHLKKLAECIRWSYGLGIVLRLGNIARLELNYCIPMGVQSGDRICDGFQFGAGIRFL
- the samm50 gene encoding sorting and assembly machinery component 50 homolog A isoform X2, which encodes MGTVHARSLDPLPMRGPELGVQPDDIEAPDIEHEQKQEVLENKDVVVQRVHIDGLGRTKEDLLTYEIAGVFRAKNLIDVMRKSHEARQKLLRLGIFRKVEVVIDTSRGEDALPNGLDVTFEVTELRRMTGSYNTMVGNNEGSMVLGVKLPNALGRAEKMTFQFSYGTKETSYGLSFFKPQPGNFERNISLNMYKVTGQFPWSSLRETDRGISGELSFPVWKTNQTLKWEGVWRELGCLARTASFAVRKESGHSLKSSLSHSMIIDTRNSSIIPKRGGLLKIHQELAGYTGGDSSFLKEDFEIQLNKTLLWDSVLSASLWGGLLLPIGDKPTSIADRFYLGGPTSIRGFSMYSMGPQSEGDYLGGEGYWAGGLHLYTPLPFRPGKGGFGDLFRTHFFLNAGNLCNLNYGEGPRAHLKKLAECIRWSYGLGIVLRLGNIARLELNYCIPMGVQSGDRICDGFQFGAGIRFL